One segment of Coffea arabica cultivar ET-39 chromosome 7c, Coffea Arabica ET-39 HiFi, whole genome shotgun sequence DNA contains the following:
- the LOC140010135 gene encoding uncharacterized protein isoform X2 encodes MSVFVAPSSCKSLLVSGKPWNHKAVVLPPRLQCGFTFSCQTKPKPLMIIAQMANPSTYSSRISTDVPLYELPGATFDQYLEDKPRVFRAIFPDKQRSQQLSEEEWRINMLPIDFLFQTVKPVIDMRVRCKSQGVEYPPEVPNDITKVVELEIIRWELQGLDDVLKPSHFSLGVKGILYPDRRGPRTRLTGTLQINMSFILPAALSLIPEEVRREVAESVSYLVHLLVHNLPYS; translated from the exons ATGTCAGTTTTTGTAGCGCCCTCGTCCTGTAAGAGCCTACTGGTATCTGGCAAACCATGGAATCACAAGGCGGTGGTGCTGCCACCCAGGTTGCAATGCGGCTTCACCTTCAGCTGCCAAACAAAGCCAAAGCCTTTGATGATTATCGCACAGATGGCCAACCCTTCAACGTATTCTTCCAGAATCTCCACCGACGTCCCTCTCTATGAACTTCCCGGG GCCACTTTTGACCAATATCTCGAGGATAAGCCCAGAGTTTTTAGAGCCATCTTTCCTGACAAACAGAGAAGCCAGCAACTTAGTGAG GAAGAATGGAGAATTAATATGCTACCCATAGACTTCCTGTTCCAAACCGTCAAGCCAGTAATTGACATGAGAGTGAGATGTAAATCACAAGGGGTTGAATACCCTCCTGAGGTTCCTAATGATATTACAAAGGTGGTTGAACTTGAAATT ATTAGATGGGAGCTTCAAGGACTAGATGATGTGCTAAAGCCTTCTCATTTTTCCCTTGGAGTAAAAGGAATTCTTTACCCTGATAGACGGGGTCCTCGTACTAGGCTTACAGGTACACTGCAGATTAACATGAGCTTCATTCTCCCAGCTGCGCTCTCACTAATTCCTGAAGAAGTTCGTCGAGAAGTTGCAGAGTCGGTTAGTTACTTGGTGCATCTTCTTGTTCATAACTTACCCTATTCCTGA
- the LOC140010135 gene encoding uncharacterized protein isoform X1, producing the protein MSVFVAPSSCKSLLVSGKPWNHKAVVLPPRLQCGFTFSCQTKPKPLMIIAQMANPSTYSSRISTDVPLYELPGATFDQYLEDKPRVFRAIFPDKQRSQQLSEEEWRINMLPIDFLFQTVKPVIDMRVRCKSQGVEYPPEVPNDITKVVELEIIRWELQGLDDVLKPSHFSLGVKGILYPDRRGPRTRLTGTLQINMSFILPAALSLIPEEVRREVAESVLRRLMENMKSKVNGSLLADYSSFKREKSIR; encoded by the exons ATGTCAGTTTTTGTAGCGCCCTCGTCCTGTAAGAGCCTACTGGTATCTGGCAAACCATGGAATCACAAGGCGGTGGTGCTGCCACCCAGGTTGCAATGCGGCTTCACCTTCAGCTGCCAAACAAAGCCAAAGCCTTTGATGATTATCGCACAGATGGCCAACCCTTCAACGTATTCTTCCAGAATCTCCACCGACGTCCCTCTCTATGAACTTCCCGGG GCCACTTTTGACCAATATCTCGAGGATAAGCCCAGAGTTTTTAGAGCCATCTTTCCTGACAAACAGAGAAGCCAGCAACTTAGTGAG GAAGAATGGAGAATTAATATGCTACCCATAGACTTCCTGTTCCAAACCGTCAAGCCAGTAATTGACATGAGAGTGAGATGTAAATCACAAGGGGTTGAATACCCTCCTGAGGTTCCTAATGATATTACAAAGGTGGTTGAACTTGAAATT ATTAGATGGGAGCTTCAAGGACTAGATGATGTGCTAAAGCCTTCTCATTTTTCCCTTGGAGTAAAAGGAATTCTTTACCCTGATAGACGGGGTCCTCGTACTAGGCTTACAGGTACACTGCAGATTAACATGAGCTTCATTCTCCCAGCTGCGCTCTCACTAATTCCTGAAGAAGTTCGTCGAGAAGTTGCAGAGTCG GTTCTAAGGCGATTAATGGAGAACATGAAGAGTAAAGTTAACGGTAGCTTGCTGGCTGACTATAGTTCATTTAAGAGGGAAAAGTCCATCAGATAG
- the LOC140010135 gene encoding uncharacterized protein isoform X3, whose amino-acid sequence MSVFVAPSSCKSLLVSGKPWNHKAVVLPPRLQCGFTFSCQTKPKPLMIIAQMANPSTYSSRISTDVPLYELPGEEWRINMLPIDFLFQTVKPVIDMRVRCKSQGVEYPPEVPNDITKVVELEIIRWELQGLDDVLKPSHFSLGVKGILYPDRRGPRTRLTGTLQINMSFILPAALSLIPEEVRREVAESVLRRLMENMKSKVNGSLLADYSSFKREKSIR is encoded by the exons ATGTCAGTTTTTGTAGCGCCCTCGTCCTGTAAGAGCCTACTGGTATCTGGCAAACCATGGAATCACAAGGCGGTGGTGCTGCCACCCAGGTTGCAATGCGGCTTCACCTTCAGCTGCCAAACAAAGCCAAAGCCTTTGATGATTATCGCACAGATGGCCAACCCTTCAACGTATTCTTCCAGAATCTCCACCGACGTCCCTCTCTATGAACTTCCCGGG GAAGAATGGAGAATTAATATGCTACCCATAGACTTCCTGTTCCAAACCGTCAAGCCAGTAATTGACATGAGAGTGAGATGTAAATCACAAGGGGTTGAATACCCTCCTGAGGTTCCTAATGATATTACAAAGGTGGTTGAACTTGAAATT ATTAGATGGGAGCTTCAAGGACTAGATGATGTGCTAAAGCCTTCTCATTTTTCCCTTGGAGTAAAAGGAATTCTTTACCCTGATAGACGGGGTCCTCGTACTAGGCTTACAGGTACACTGCAGATTAACATGAGCTTCATTCTCCCAGCTGCGCTCTCACTAATTCCTGAAGAAGTTCGTCGAGAAGTTGCAGAGTCG GTTCTAAGGCGATTAATGGAGAACATGAAGAGTAAAGTTAACGGTAGCTTGCTGGCTGACTATAGTTCATTTAAGAGGGAAAAGTCCATCAGATAG